A region of the Montipora foliosa isolate CH-2021 chromosome 8, ASM3666993v2, whole genome shotgun sequence genome:
AAAGAGTAGCAAATGCGAGAAACAATGTACTGATGAGCCATGTTCCGTGTAAGTTACGGGGAAAAGGCCTTATACCTTCCACGCACCCGTTTTAATcgggaaaaaatcaaacaagacAAAGAGGTTCATAATTTTTGTCCATATCTTCATGTTTATTACAATCATCAGCCCCAATTGACGAACCATTTACACTATGAGCTCTTGTCTGATAAACAAAGGTTCATAATTACACATTTTATTCCTAATTTACGTAATATTTGCAATCATCCACTAAAATTCAAATTATCTGAACAGCAATCTGCATCCCAGTGATCATGAAGGATACGTTTTTAAGGAGGTTGTGAAATCTGTGTGACATACGTGACCCAAAATTCACAAAGTCAAAACCATATCtgaatcaaaaccaaagtaagcTGTACTATTTCAATACCGTTCAAGGAACGTAATTGTTGCCTGCTTTTCTAGTCTCTAAACACACGCACACAAAATAGGGTTAAAGTTAGTAAAATAGGCGTGAAATTAGAAGTACAAACTATATCCCCATGATTCTTGCAAACTTAGGTGCAATTTTGTcataaaaaacctttgtcacagCAGGCACACAATAACACCCTCACACCGAAGCCAACAAGGGCAGCATTTATGTCACCCTCTCTTCCCCGGTCGAAACAAAAGCTAAGTAATAGAGATTAACACTGGTATTTTTTCACTAAATCTATTTCAAAATGTCAATTATTTCATTACCTGTTAGTACAGCTGCCAACAGTTTAATCAAGAAATGGTAAGTGACTATATCACCCCATCTtgcattatatatatatatatatatatatatatatacctgtGCCACTCATTTGGGTTAGGTTAAGAATATTTAGACAGGACCAATTGCTGTATTTACAAACTTGAgtttcatacatgtacatgcaccTATTTAAACTTGAAGGAGGCAACTGAATGACTATAGTATGGCGGATTGAAGAATGTAAGACTGCCTTTGGTGAAGGAATAAGGATATTTGGGCTTGGAACAAGATGTGGTCCTGTATCACGAACTGCTAAAACAAACAGGTTGATAATTACCAAAATTCTTGAAACGATATTCTTACTAGAAGTCCACATCAGAACAACGAAATTTTGACGCCAAAATCCTGGTCACgatccctaaccctaaccctaaccctacacTATTCATTTTACTGGCTACtaccaaacaaaacaacaacaacaacaacaaaaatgatgTCTTAGGCTAACTGCAAGTTTACCATCTAGTTATTCAGCTCTTCTAGCTTCTTCACTCTATGGTATACTGTTCTGTCTTTTTCTTTGTCTATTCTGTTGTATCAATTGCACAGTGAAGAAGTTATCTCCTTTGCTCAACTGTCTGTGCTCACTGCTACAATACCTGCATTCAAAGTACACACTGTTAGTACTGAAGAAAGGCAAACCCCACTTGGTCAAACACACCCTTTTCAGAGCATTGTGAAATCTTGGCCAGtgaatgatttgaaaaaaaaaaaaacctaaccaTTTTCAACATGCAATTTGAAAGTGAACTCTTATCCCATTAAATAGGCATACATCTTATGTGTACATTCCCAGGAAATAGATAATAAACAAGGTTAGTAGAAACGTTGATATTTAATGTATGTACTTACTTCAATTTGATTATCCTGGAACAAATCATCCAGTATATTAGagggtgcaaaaaaaaaaaaaacagaaaaagaagaacTAGATACTGCAGTGGAGCTATGAAAAGGCAGCAAATGGTAAATCTAGAAAAATTAAAACCACTCTCCCAACAGAAAAATCAGCCATGGTCAATCTCAAACAAGTTCATAGTTCTGCGGGTAACACTACATTAGAAAGCCTACATGTGCTAATAACTGAAAGCTACCAATAGAGTAAAAGCACATGGGATTTATCATATGATTTGTCACACCAAAACATTGAAAAATGCTTCTTTGTTGGAAAAATGCGAAGAAGAGCACTTAAAACTTCTTTCAATCTCCTATATTGGGAAGAAATTTCATCACATTAGTGTAAGTCACATAGTGTAAGTCACATCGCATAAGTAAGGGCAAAAAATATATCAACTTACCGGTACCAACACACCTCAATAGGGCCTATACCCTCTGTTGCTTTTTTCTccactactaccaccaccaccaccaccacggCTATTTAAGCGACCTGTTGGACCATAATTTGAATTCATCTGGCTGTAGTTACCAATTTGATATTCTGCACCTCTTCCAACTCCTGATCCACTTCCTGAAGTACCTGCAAATTGACTCCAGTCACCCATGCTAGGAAAACCACCAAATCCACCTGGTAAAGCACCATGGCCATATGCCACAGCCATTGCATTGCTCATACCATCGTATCCAGAGCTGGAATTTCCTGTACCTGCACCAGACATTCCTGTTGTGGAGTTTCGTTCACTGGCAGACAGACCTTTCATGTCACCTACGCCATAGGCAACATCACCATAGCTATCTTTGTCATAGCTACTAGAACTAGACAGACCACGCCCACCTCCACCATAACTACCTTCTGCACCATAGAGACTCCCACCTCCAGCACCAGCATTACCCCCTCCACTTCCACCACCAACAAATCCACCAGGACCAAATCCACCCAAGCCACCGAAAAATCCCTGACCAAATCCACCAAAACCCATACCATTAAATCCAAAACCAGGACCCATTCCCATTGGATTAAACCCAGCAAAAGCAGCAGGATTCAATCCAGTGAGAAGGGCTGCTGCAGCTGCTGGATTGTTGAGGTTTCCACCTCCGAAGCCAGTCATACCAAGGCTGCCACCAATACCAAAGTTCCCTGAAAGATAGCAGCAAATTTAACAAAGGTATACTGTAATGTTCCTCTGTCTACACTTTTCTAAAATTCAGCACCATACAACATAATACAAGTACATTTACTTTACAGTCTACCATTGAACCCCCAGCTATGAttacacaagttgaataaatttaacaaaattagCCATTGTTCATAGCATTCCCATTCTGAAggaatttttgcatttcaaagaACTTTGTCATGTACAGTGTAATCTCAGGAATAGTCGCATGCCTCCTACATGGCTTGACCAATTGAAAACAAAGTTGTTTCACAAAAAAGAATTGCTAAGAAATGAAACCCCTAACCCCCTTTCAAATTCTTACTGATGACTTCACAATCAAAGGGCTGGAAGCAAAAACCAAGTAAGTGACAATGTTTGGCCGATTTTTAGTTTTGCTCAAAACTTCCCCAAATTTTGGAAGTTGACTGGAAATGAACATAAGAACATTGTCACggaattgtttttttctgacttgagctttatttttgagaaataagctATGCAAAAATACCATCGGCTTGgcatttcaaaacaatggaatCAGTGAAGCGACAATTAGCTTTCAGTGTTAGATTTCATAAGCTAACACAACTGCGTGCATCAGTAGCTTGACAGAATGATGTGCACAGCGAAGTACACGACAGGTCTGCGGTTTGAGCCACCAATCAgacttattatttttgttttggttttcacaGAGCTGtttcctaaccctaaccctaaacctgTGTATAAGTCACCAATCTCTTGTGTACTTTGCTCTACGCATCATTCGTTGAGCTACTGACACACCCAGTTATATTAGTTTACGCTATTACATTTAAGTCGAACAATTAAAGGTAGCAAAGTCAATAGTATTTTTGCATAGCTTATTGCTCGAAAATAAAGTACAAGTCTGATAAAAAAATACCAGGGCAATTTTGTTCAGTTCATTTCCAGTaaacttgcaaaatttgggctagttttgaaaataaataaaataaaaatcagctGAACATTGTCACTTACTAGGTTTTTGCTTCCAGCCCTTCATTATTCATGTCAACAACAAGAAAATCCTGAAAATAAAAGCTAGGTAGATTTCATTCCAACTTTCTTGAGTTTTAACCAAGGAAAATAGCCACTTTGCATAAATTTGTATcttaattaacccattcacccctaaatcGGCCATACTTagtttgtctaacgccagacgattttactcgtcaatggggaacccccaggagtcaatgggttcagATAGGTTTATGATTAAAATTACCTCTTCCAACTGAGCCACCAAATCCCTGATTTAGTCCTGCACCAAATCCTGCATTTGGACCCAAGTTCAGAGgaaaacctaccaaaaatataaaattacaCTGCTTCTAAAATAACAGTGAAATTTTTCAAATCTTAACTTGAAGTAACCACGTAAAACGAAAATTAAAAAGGACCTGCAGGATTTACGGTTAAGTTTTAAAGGAGAATCATATTGCCTTACATTAAAATGCTAACAATGACTGAGCTCATGCTAGCTTTAAGCACTTGATGAGTTTTGTCGTTTTATCAGTCAATTTCCACCCCAATGAATTATTTGACACACATACATGTTCACTATAATAGTAATGCTATCAATATAAAGTTTAAGCCCTCCTTGTTTATGTTGCTATCACAGCGAGCATGTGTTTCAGCATTGTTTTGAAGGCTATGTAAATGCAAAGAAATAAATTTTTACCTTGCTATGGGACTTTCTCTGGAGTTTTGGGTCATTTTTAGCACACACCAAAGGACCCTTGGTTTACTTTCATGGTGCATGTACGTGCAGCTGTAAGTAGTCTCTTTTGCAGCCATTTTTTACGATGTCATGCAACACTCCCCCCAAAGAAACAGTTGCTCACATTCAAGCCACATTCTTTTCCCATTGTTTTGATGGTCTATTAAAACCAAAAAGGTAAGCCAATTGAGTGTGAAAAAAATCATTCATTGCAATTTCTGGCAGCCCCATGTAGGCATTTGGATCCAAATGCCAACAAATTCTTGACCACCCAAGAAAGAGTATTTGTTTTTGGCGGAACTACATGTAGTACCTATAATTTTGCAACAGTATGTAGTACTGGAAACTGTGTTTTGAACTAGGCAAAACCTCATCTACCATAACAGAAAGCCTTGCTATTACCAAGGTTTTTTACAGACATGGTCAGATTTTGACTAAAACTTTTGTTTGCTTAGGTTTTAGCTCTGTTTACAAGCATAGTGGCAGTTGAAAATACGTGAAATTTATAAAATTGTGCATACAGGAAGACATGATTTTGAagtcaataaaaatattgaataatgtGATTATATTTACATCCTTTCATTTTCAGTTCTCCACTTATTCTTGCACTCATGGTCAATGTGGTTGCTTGGAAAAATACAAACAGACCTGCAGCATATTTGTGGTGATTGAATGCACTGATGAAACTAGAGGTATTATTGGTCAAGTCACACGATACAGTTCCAGAAAATGGAACTGTAGCTGTGAATGGCTCAATCCGAGAAAGGAATGTGGTTGCAATGTGAGTAAACGTTTCTTTGGGGGGAGCATTGCCTGACATCGCCAAAAATGCTGAAAAGGAGACTTAGCTACAAGGCAAAACCTGCATATGCTTAGTgattatttgttttttgctgAGCATTGTTTGGAAATGAAATGCAGTGCACAAGAAAATCAGGTTTTGCTTTTCAAACATTTcagtttttataataataataataataataataataataataataataataataataataataataataataatctttatttatagaGGGTAACACACAACAGAAATCACTGGTAATACTGCAATTGGATTCGGAGCGGTGTTAATCATGAATTTCAAGTTCAAAATATGTGGTGCTTCTGTAAAACACAGCACAAATTTGAAATACAATGTGAGACAATAAGATTAGTTTGGTTTTGAAATCAGTGTCAAGGCTgcttaatattaataattactGATAAAAGAGAACTGATTAAGTAGTCTTGCGCTTTGCCTTGCATATGAAggtcttttttatttcttaagtGTCATTTCTCAAATGGCCACCTAAAAACAGTTATAAAATGAATTCAAAGTATTTTGAGAAAACCTCAGTTTCCTGCATGATATAGCAAGTTATTTGAGGCTCAAATCCACACAACTTAACAGAAATGTCTATCATAAAGATTGTTTCCCTGCTCATAGGCATAACCTGATCCAAAAGAATATCTGACTCTGAGCAATCAGTATTTAATCCGAAATATTTTGACACTACATGTATCACAACATCTTCATCAGTCAAGTGGTTGATTTCATTATTGTAAACCAAATGGCCATTTTAGTAAACCATAAATAGGAGGTAGATCCAGGCCCCAATCCCTGTGAAGTGTTGCACTTACAGCTGTAGTTCCTTGATGAAAAGTACAGTActtccttaattaattaaagtgctactgtgaccaaaTAAAGCATTATTtgttttcttcgttttttaaaatgtttgaaaGCTAATAAGTACACATGCCAAACCTGAGATCGAAATTCCTACACTAAGTCCGATTTTCTGAGCCAAGTTTTTCTCCAGTGGAGGTCCGCCATTACTGAAACAAGAAATGTCCGAGCAGGAGGAGGGGATTAGATTGAGGTCGTCCGAGGTCGCTGTGACATCATCGTATCCCTTCAAATTGACCCGCGAAAATAGAAGTGACAGCTCTaccatgaaaaaacaaaaaggggaTTTCTTCTCGGTTCTTCTCTTTCATGCTTGCCTCTTGAAATATCGAGCAAAGATGCCTTGTTGCAAATGCGTTGTACAGGACTGTAGCAACAAGTCAGATCCCAgaaaaggaatttctttgcatgcgCCAAAGAGCAGATCTGAAATGCAGAAGTGGAAAGCCTTCGTACGAATGCATCGTGCACACTTCAACCCTAAGGGGGGTTTTAAGATTTGTTAAGTGCATTTCACGGCCAATTTTGCTTAGAGAGAAGGTGGTAGAAACAGAGATTCTTAACTAAAGTGCTCTTAAACCACTAGTCTGGAAATATTATCAATTTGGAATGTACACAAACACCAAGTCATGCAAttcattgaacaagcaaacTATCAAGTTTACGGCTGAAAGATCATATTCTGAGATTTCGTACCTCGACACAAACATTTTCAAAGGCGAACGATTCGCAAACAAATCTACATTGGATATAGAAACGCATTTCAAACCTAatgaaacatttcagtacacGCATTTCTCAAGTTGCCACCTGTTAGGGGTCAAAAAGGGCTTCATCAAGGGCGAAGCTTTTAGACTTCTCCATATAAACTCCTCTGAAAAGGAATTCAAAACTAaaatctcgcattttagagcaagtctTATTTAACGAGGATACCCAGATAGCCTGATTACTGCTACACTCTCAGACATAAAACTTGCAAACAGGAAACAAGCcctcctacagaaatgcaaagaTAAGCGAATTGTGTCTTTTGTCACACAATACCGTCCTACGGTGCCGAATCTTAAAGAAATACTCAtgtaaaaatggcatttaatccagCAACAACAACCGCTACTtaacaaaatattttgagaTGCCCCTATCATTTTgtacaaaaggggcagatccttaaaagacataCTCATTCaagccaaactctaagctggctaaaacacaTGCATgtggataggagttgtgtaggcctgccACGCCCCATTGTTATCACTTTGCTTGTATGCGGCGGCCTCTTCTATGATCGCGACTGGCTCCAATTCTTCATCATAAGGGATGAAAGCAGTTTCATTGTCCTCTAAAATGTTGCGGTTTTCGTCAGAACTTAAACCAGGTCCATCTTCCGCAGAAatggaagaagaagaacaacaaaaggaagaaatcaCAATAACACCGACCAGCTTTTGATCGGCTTTCAAACAAGAAAGGGGATACAATGACGTCAAGGAGGAAAGCCGCTGAATAAAAATAGTGTTGGCTCGAGTAGTTGTTGTTTCAGTAATGGCGAACGCATTTTACGCAGTTTTGGACAGTCATTTTAAAGGAACTGCTTCGTCAGGTTGGtctgaatttcattttttccttAAGTTTCAAGTCTATACACTAACTTCGGGCCCAAAACTTATCAGGTAAAAAAGCCTTGATTTTCGTCACAGTTGCACTTTAACTTGGCATGTCTTTGTGGTCGTCTGATTTCAAAACTCTGATGCCTTGTACTGTGATGTCATGTTTCAAGTCCTTACAATGTTCGTAAACAGCTAATGTGAAGCGTGTCTTACATATGTTCTTGTGAGCGTAGATTAAATACAGATTGCTCTgagtaagaaatgttttaagatcagaccctagttgttcaaaaggtggataacaactggggccaggttaATAGAAACGATTTTTGACTTGACGAGAATTGGTACTTCAGAAtgccattccattttttatccatCTCCTAATCCTCCACCCCTCCCTCCCTACCACCATAGactactttcataaatggcgaccactttttcattcttttgttttaatgttaattagacctactgccctcattttgaaacaaacattcttttgagAAGTGcttgtcgtagcgaggctagtagggcttattagcattaaaacaaaagaatattttatttggccgccattgtgaaagaggtctatggaTGAGACATTCAGAACTAATTTTACCCCCTATCAAAGTGCTAACACAATCACTCTGTCAgaagtgttgtttttttttccccgaaAAAAAGGGTGATATCTCTAGAAACCTGCAAAAGAGGCTGAAAAATGGCTAACCCTAGATCACTGCTAGATATAAAGTGGAAGGCCCAAATTAACTCCTCTGCATTAATTCGATACCTCCAAAACTTGGTGTTGTGCTCAAATCAGAATCATAGTCGCGATCATGGGATCTTCCACTGCCTTTTATTTCCTGTTCTTCCTTCTTTCTCATTGCAGCTTGTGATTCTGCTTTCTTAACCTCGCATTGTTTCATTTTGATCTGATGAAAAGAGATCGAACATATTTTTTCCACGATCTCTTCTGAGTCAAAGGTAACGAAAGCAAAACCACGAAGGCGATTGGGATTCTCTTTATCTCTCTTTAGATCTACATCCACAACTTTTCCCGTGCCAGACTTGGTGCAAAGTTTGGTAAAGTAATCTTCGACATCGGCCTCAGTAGCAGTGCTTGCAAGACCTCCAACAAATATCTTTCGAGTTCGAGATTGGGCTTCACCTTTCGGAACGGAACGCTTTGGTTCAATTTCCCAGTTATCGAGTTCATGTCGCTTTACTTTCAAACAATCGTCCACGGCCTGAGAACTGTCAAAAGTCACAAAACCAAACCCACGCGAAGGACCATTCTTTCCTTCTCGCATAATCACACAATCGACGATGTTTCCCCACAGCGAAAAATAATCTTTTAAAGATTCTTCGGTTGTCCTACGATTAAGACCCCCAACGAAAATTTTCCGCATCTGCTCTGGTTCCGAAGACATGGCTTTCGATCAACAACTTCTGTGGTGTTTTACACTCGCAAAAACTGCATCCAAACTCGAACACGCCACTTGCAAAGTGTAACAATTGTTGTACCACGTGGTTCATCCCTTAATGATGCCCTTATTTGGAATATTGACTTCACCGCAACAGACATGGCCGTGGCAGAGTATTCGGTAATTCCTTCAAAAGTGAGGAAAATAGATCCTCAAATTGACCTTTGCGAGGATTTGATAAAACTTGAGCAAGAATTATGTTCCAGTCTTTCCTTGCTAAGTTTTTCTTCTCCGGTGACTCATGTTTACAACCCCTTGATTTATGCTAAAGAAACACATCAGAACTTTGTAAGAAAGTACTGCAAAGTGGGACACAAGGTGCTTTTCTTGGGCATGAACCCTGGTCCTTTTGGGATGGCGCAAAACGGGGTAAGTTTTCAAAGTCAAACATGGATTGATAACTCATCCCCCGGTGTAACAGCAGAGGAATTGACGATAAATTTGGCCGTTTTATCTTGACAACTCGTTTgagaaaaccaaattttagtGTATCACTCTCCCATCGACGCAGCACCTCAGTACAGTGTCGTTAGAAACTAACCCCTTTATTCGTTGAATTAAGGAAGAAGGCGTTGCCAGTACACATAAGTACAGTACAAGGAA
Encoded here:
- the LOC138012847 gene encoding heterogeneous nuclear ribonucleoprotein A1-like, whose translation is MSSEPEQMRKIFVGGLNRRTTEESLKDYFSLWGNIVDCVIMREGKNGPSRGFGFVTFDSSQAVDDCLKVKRHELDNWEIEPKRSVPKGEAQSRTRKIFVGGLASTATEADVEDYFTKLCTKSGTGKVVDVDLKRDKENPNRLRGFAFVTFDSEEIVEKICSISFHQIKMKQCEVKKAESQAAMRKKEEQEIKGSGRSHDRDYDSDLSTTPSFGGFPLNLGPNAGFGAGLNQGFGGSVGRGNFGIGGSLGMTGFGGGNLNNPAAAAALLTGLNPAAFAGFNPMGMGPGFGFNGMGFGGFGQGFFGGLGGFGPGGFVGGGSGGGNAGAGGGSLYGAEGSYGGGGRGLSSSSSYDKDSYGDVAYGVGDMKGLSASERNSTTGMSGAGTGNSSSGYDGMSNAMAVAYGHGALPGGFGGFPSMGDWSQFAGTSGSGSGVGRGAEYQIGNYSQMNSNYGPTGRLNSRGGGGGGSSGEKSNRGYRPY